GGCGGTTCCGCGAAAGTACTTGTTCGTGACCACGTTGGTGGCCTGCAAGCTCCAGAACTCGGGAAACTCCACGCCCTTCTGCTCGAATACGGTGTTGCCGCTCTCGTCCTTGATCGCGGCGTCACGCCGTTCCCATGCGACAGCATCGTAGGGGTGGACACCGGGCTCGGTGAACCGACGCCCGAAGCGCAGTGCCGGTCGGTCTTTGGGTTCTGCCTGCTCGGCGTCCTGCTGGTTGAGCCTATTGGGATCCACGATTCCTCCTGAGTTCCGCGCCGGTTTTGCCACCGCCCGCCCCGGTTTTTCCCGACCTTTCGTGCTCTTGTTCGTGCTGCCCGATTGGGCGGTTTGAGGTTACGGAGGGGACGGTGCCCCCGCCACACCCCAACGGGTAGGGTAGGGCAAAAAGTTCTTTTTTGAAAGCTATTTAGATGGATGCGAGTCACAGTGCCTAAACCCCTGCAGCGGTGGGGGTTGCAGCTGGCAAGACGGCCGGATCGGGCCTGGTAAGTCGCCGATAGCCGAGAAAGGCCGCTCCAAGGGACCCGGCGAACTGAACCAGGTCGCCCTCCGGTACGTTGACACGGCTGCCGAGAGTGCCGAGGCTACGCCGCACTTCGGTGGCCATCGTCGGGAAGCGCAGGATTCCTCCCAGGAGCGTGTACTCGGGCTCCATCCTCACTCGCTTCATGAGCTGCACGGCGCGTCCCACCAGCGAGACGATCGCGCCTTGCATGATGTCAGCGGGAGGCCGTCCAAGAGACAAGTGGTTGATCACCTCCGACTCGGCAAAGACCGCGCATACGCCCGAGATCGGGGCCGGGTCCTTGGAGGTCGCCGCCAAGGCGCCGACCTCGTCTGTGCGATAGCCCATGTACTGGGCGGTCTTCTCGATAAAGGCGCCGGTTCCGGCGGCGCACTTGTCGTTGAGGCGGAAGGACTTGACCTTGGAGGCGTCGTCGATCCTGGATGCCTTCATGGTCTGGCCGCCGATGTCGAGCACCGTGCGGGTCGCGGGGAAGAAGAAGCTTGCGGCTCGAGCGGCAGCGGTGAGATCCGTGACCCGGACGTCGCAGAAGGGCACTTGATGGCGGCCGAAACCGGTGGCGACGACGTAGGAAACCTGTTTCTCACGCAGAGAGCCGGCTTCGAGAGCCTCACCGTAAACGCGTCGTGAAACCTCGGGCAGGCGGAATCCGGTTCGAGCGATCGCAGTGCCGACGATTTCTCTGCCGTCCGCCAGGATGACCGCCTTGGCGTAGGTCGATCCGACGTCGATTCCGGCGGTCAGCATCAGGAGACCTCCTGGCGCAGGCGGTTCGATCGGAGGAGCGCCGGGCGCTGGCCTGCTCGAATTCGATCGAGACCGAACAAGCCTGCGCCCAAGGCGCCCAGGAAGTGCGATTCGGAGCTGACGTTGATCGGAAAGCCGAGCTTCCTTTCGAGGGTCTTGACCATACCGACGTTCTTCGCGACGCCGCCGCTGAACGTCAGTTCTTGCTCTATTCCGACGCGCCTCAACAGCCCGAGCGAGCGCGAGGCGATGGACTCGTGAACGCCCAGAAGGATGTCCTCGATCTTCTGCCCGCGTCCGAGCCACGAGAGAATCTCGGATTCGGCGAAGACAGTACATGTCGTGCTGATTCGAACCGATTTCTGGGCGGCTAGAGCGGTGGGGCCGAGGTCGTCGAGCGGGATCTCGAGGGCGGTCGAGGCCGCTCCCAGGAATCGACCGGTGCCGGCAGCGCACTTGTCATTCATGCAGAAATCCAGGATGTCTCCCGCCGGGGCCACGCTGATTGCCTTGGTGTCCTGGCCGCCCATGTCGAGGACGGTGCGGGTTTCCGGGAACATGTGGGTGGCGCCCCGCGCATGGCAGCTGATCTCGGTGACTTGGTCGTGGCCGAAGTTGATCTGATAGCGGCCATAACCGGTTCCGATCACGCATTCGATGTCCTGGTCGGTGGCTTCGGCGTCCGCCATGGCGAGCTCGAAGGCCTTCTCGGCCGCGGTCACGACGTTGGCGCCGGTGTCGATGAGGGCGCGGCCGGCGATCCGCTCGTGCTCGTCGAGCACGACCGCCTTAGTCTGGGTCGAGCCGATGTCTACTCCAGCTGCAAAAGCCATTGACTACTCCTCTCCTGTGGCTCGCGGCCTAGCCAGCCGCCTCTCGCAGCCGGCGCGCGGCGAGGCCTTCGAAGAAGGCGTCGGCGCGGTTCTTGAGTTGGGCCTCCGAGACGACGCGCTTGTCCATCATGTCCGACTCGATGAAGAGCGTCGGTACATCATGGGCCGCCAGCAACGCCCGGCGGCTGTCCGCAAGGCCGGTCGAAACCGTGCGGCAGCTCTTGATTGGGTGGTATACGACGCCATCAATGGAGAACTCTTCGATCATGCTGCCGATCACCCGATCGCTTTGGAACATCGAGTCCATGGCATCGCGGACCGAAAGCAGAACGCCTTCCGCCAGGCTCTCGAGGGGGTGCTCCAGGTCGTACTCGAAACCCAGATTGGTGCCCCCGGAAGCGAACCACAGATAGGTGGAGTTGACGAAGACACCACCCCAGTCGGTGAAGAGCTCGTTGAACCGGCGAAAGATCGGGTAGCAGGGAACGCCGACGAAGGTCAACCGGTAGTCCTCCTCGGTGCGCGTGCCGATGCCGTTCTCAGCCTTGTACTCGAGCTCCTCGACCAGGTCGGAGAAATAGCCCGCCGCTTCGGGAGTGCCTCTCAGGCCGTTGGCCACACCCAGAAACACGGTACCGTCGGTGAGCGCGTTGAACACCGCCGGTCGGCTCCGGTTGAGATCGATGATTCGCTTCCAGGAGCTGCTGACCGTGTTGCAGTCGCTCAGTACCTGGCGTAGGCGGTCGATATCGAAGGCCTTGCCGGTGATCTCTTCGCAGGCGCCGATCAACTCGCGTATCTGCCCCTCGACGTACCGTCGGTCGGTCTCGAAGTCGCTGCTACCGGGGCGGCTGGTGGCACCCACCTCCCGAGTCCCAGGCACGTCCAGGGTGAAGACCCGGGTGCCGTGCAGGCGCTCCCAGATCTCGGCCCACTTGATGTAGGTGTTGCAGGCGTTGGTCAAAACCGCCAGGGTGGGAGTCGGAATGCGGCCGGCGGGGTGCTCGCCCCCGCGTAGCTGAACCGCCACGTCGGCTTTGACGTAGCCGCAGATATCGGGTGAAAAGCCGAAGTCTTCGGCTTCGTTGAGGTAATCGTGGGCGACGTGGCGGACCGCCATCTGCAGAGAGTTGATCTCGGGGAAGACCACCGGCAGGTCGAAGCAGCGGAGGATCTCGACGAAGCTGCCCATTACGAAGACGTAGGCCGATGCCTCGCTGCGCTCGGCAACTCCCGAGAGACCATCGAACCAGTTCTTGAACAGCAATGAGCCCTGCTCGTGGCCGCGTCCGATGATCTTCGTGGTGTCGTGTGCTTCCATCTGTTGGGCACCTCTCAGGCGAAGAGAAGGTTCTCGGCGAAGGTCTCGAGCTGAAGCTCCATGTGCTCGAAGCTCGACATCGATTCCTGAAACTCGGTGACGAAGTAGGGGATGTCGTGCTCGTCGAGAGCCTGCGTGTAGGCGACCTGCTCTTCGAGGCCTGGCTCGCACATCTTGGCGGCCCCAACGATCGCGGCGTCGGCTCCCGAGCTTTCGATCCGGGCCAGCAGCATCTTCTCTTTGGGCTTGCGTAGGTCATGCTGGACCGGGCTATAGGACGAGGTCTCCAGGTACGCCCGCGCCAGATCTGCCAGCGGGTCTCCGGTCGCGATCACGTCTTGGACCAGCCAGCGAAGGCCGATCAGGAAGTCATCGTCGACTAGGTAGCAGGAGCGGCCGATGGTTCGAATGAGGTCGAGCGGCGGCTGTTCGCAGAAGCCGCCTTCGAACACCACCCGGATGCGGTCTTGACGCTTGCGGTCGCGTTTTCGAATCAACGGCAGCAGCCATTCGAGAAGCTCGTTGTGCTCCTCGCGCGGCAAGATGCCCGCGAGCGAGGTGAGGACGTAGCCTTCCTCGGCAGAGAGCAGCCAGGGTGTGTCGCGCTTGATGGCATAGAGCTGGCGCAGAAGTGCTCGGTTTTCGTTGAAGACGGCGATCGAGGCGCGCAGGTCGGTCTCGCTCACCGATCGGCCGGCGACTTTCTCGAGAGTGCGCAGCATGCGAGCGTACTCTTGGGTGAGGTACTCGGCGGTGTGGGCCGAGTTGGCATTCTGGGGCAAATAGAGAATCTGGCTGGGATAGTCGACGTTCCGTCCCCAGATCGCGGCCAGGTTGCGGGCGGCGTCGCAAATCGGATGACTGACGAAGAGGTCGAGCTCGAGATTCCCGGAAAGGGCCAACTCCAGGGAGGTCTTCAGGATCGAGCACAGATAGGAGCCGAATCGCGACTCCGCCTGGGTGGCTTCGACGACCGCCCCCCGCACCTTGACCGGCAAAAGGCCCGCGGCATGTGCGAGCTCTTCGGGGAAGTAGACCTGAAAATGGCCCACTACCTTGCCGCCACTCTGACGCCACTTCCTGACGGTCGGGAAGCTCGTATCTTCGAGCAGCTCACGGCAAGCCGCGAGGACCCCGTCCGGATCGTCTTTCTTCCAGCTGAAGACTCGGCTCACGGCTCTCTCTAGGCGTTGACCCAGGCTGGATCACGCTTGTCGAGGAAGGCGCTGATGCCCTCCTCGGCGTCCTGTGTGGCCATGAGATCGACGAGGTAACGACGCTCGAGCTCCGGCAGGCGATGGCGGACCGTTTCGTTCAGCGTCTCCCGGAGTGCGCGCGTCGCCAGTCGTAAGGCTTTCGCCGAGCGCGGCAGGATCGACTGCTTGAGGAACGCGTCGACGGCCTGCTCGAGCTCACCTTCCTCACACAGCCGGGTCACCAGGCCACAGGCGACCGCGTCTCCAGCGGCAAGCTGTTGACTCCCCAGGACCAAGTTATCCGTAATCGCCGGTCCCAGCAGTTCCGGGAAGATAGCGCAGGCCACCGGCGGAAAGACGCCGAGCTGAATCTCGGGTAAGGCGAAGACGGCGTTGGTCTCCGCGACAAGGAAGTGGCAGAAACCCGCCAGTTCGAAGGCGCCGCCCAGGCATCGGCCGCGCACCGCCGCAACCGCAGGTACGTCGCTCGCCATCAAGGCCTCGAAGACGTCGTGGAAAGCCGGCAGAAAGGTCTCTACCTCCCCTCGAACGTGCTGCTGGACGCTGGCTCCGTAGGAGAAGTTCTTGCCGCCGGCCGTCAGCAGGAAGGCCTTGAGATCGGCATCGCCTCCGTGCACCCG
This sequence is a window from bacterium. Protein-coding genes within it:
- a CDS encoding 2-hydroxyglutaryl-CoA dehydratase → MLTAGIDVGSTYAKAVILADGREIVGTAIARTGFRLPEVSRRVYGEALEAGSLREKQVSYVVATGFGRHQVPFCDVRVTDLTAAARAASFFFPATRTVLDIGGQTMKASRIDDASKVKSFRLNDKCAAGTGAFIEKTAQYMGYRTDEVGALAATSKDPAPISGVCAVFAESEVINHLSLGRPPADIMQGAIVSLVGRAVQLMKRVRMEPEYTLLGGILRFPTMATEVRRSLGTLGSRVNVPEGDLVQFAGSLGAAFLGYRRLTRPDPAVLPAATPTAAGV
- a CDS encoding 2-hydroxyglutaryl-CoA dehydratase, with translation MAFAAGVDIGSTQTKAVVLDEHERIAGRALIDTGANVVTAAEKAFELAMADAEATDQDIECVIGTGYGRYQINFGHDQVTEISCHARGATHMFPETRTVLDMGGQDTKAISVAPAGDILDFCMNDKCAAGTGRFLGAASTALEIPLDDLGPTALAAQKSVRISTTCTVFAESEILSWLGRGQKIEDILLGVHESIASRSLGLLRRVGIEQELTFSGGVAKNVGMVKTLERKLGFPINVSSESHFLGALGAGLFGLDRIRAGQRPALLRSNRLRQEVS